Proteins found in one Actinomycetota bacterium genomic segment:
- a CDS encoding c-type cytochrome, translating to MEARDIAVIVLLVALAGFAAAYFVVGPGRRRGPRRAGDIPLSMRPYHSDDELESTGLERAMSWGVALTLFMAFFLPVYWVLEPTRINEWKDVFYERDLEHGRLEFAEACAQCHGGNASGGSAQPPPGSGLEASWPAPALNNFVARYEDNPNVEDVEEFMLETIRRGRAGTPMPAWSAAYGGAMNDQQIESIVAYLLSIQVDKVEEPQAFRGAGGAEIFDANCVRCHGPGGSGQRADGPAPAPELIHEFARYGADGTPENDRAAREAVRHTIEEGRRVPGGLPPMPAWQGVLTEDAITRLVDYLQSIQQRAS from the coding sequence ATGGAAGCAAGGGACATCGCCGTCATCGTGCTGCTCGTGGCGCTGGCGGGCTTCGCGGCGGCGTACTTCGTGGTCGGACCTGGCCGGCGCCGCGGACCCCGACGCGCCGGCGACATCCCGCTGTCGATGCGCCCCTACCACTCCGACGACGAACTGGAGAGCACCGGCCTGGAGCGGGCGATGTCGTGGGGGGTCGCGCTGACGCTGTTCATGGCGTTCTTCCTCCCGGTGTACTGGGTGCTGGAGCCGACCCGCATCAACGAGTGGAAGGACGTGTTCTACGAGCGTGACCTCGAGCACGGTCGGCTCGAGTTCGCCGAGGCGTGCGCCCAGTGCCACGGCGGAAACGCCAGCGGCGGCAGCGCCCAGCCGCCGCCCGGGTCGGGACTGGAGGCGTCGTGGCCGGCACCGGCCCTCAACAACTTCGTCGCCCGGTACGAGGACAACCCCAACGTCGAGGACGTCGAGGAGTTCATGCTCGAGACGATCCGGCGCGGTCGGGCCGGCACGCCGATGCCCGCGTGGAGCGCGGCGTACGGGGGGGCCATGAACGACCAGCAGATCGAATCGATCGTGGCCTACCTGCTGTCCATCCAGGTCGACAAGGTCGAAGAGCCGCAAGCGTTCCGCGGGGCGGGCGGGGCCGAGATCTTCGACGCCAACTGCGTCCGCTGCCACGGCCCGGGCGGGTCGGGACAGCGCGCCGACGGTCCCGCGCCCGCTCCCGAGCTGATCCACGAGTTCGCCCGGTACGGCGCCGACGGGACGCCGGAGAACGACCGTGCCGCGCGCGAGGCGGTCCGACACACGATCGAGGAGGGGCGGCGGGTGCCGGGCGGCCTGCCCCCGATGCCGGCATGGCAAGGGGTGCTCACCGAGGATGCGATCACGCGGCTGGTGGACTACCTCCAGAGCATCCAACAGCGGGCGTCCTGA